From one Streptomyces sp. ICC1 genomic stretch:
- the gatA gene encoding Asp-tRNA(Asn)/Glu-tRNA(Gln) amidotransferase subunit GatA produces MWDIIRLTAAETAGKIASGELTAVRVTEAHLARIEQTDEKVRAFLHVDREGALAQAAAVDARRAAGARLGPLAGVPLALKDAFTTVGIPTTCGSKILEGWIPPYDATLTRKLKEAGVVILGKTNMDEFAMGSSTENSAYGPTGNPWDLNRVPGGSGGGSAAALAAFQAPLAVGTDTGGSIRQPAALTGTVGVKPTYGGVSRYGLVSYSSSLDQGGPCARTVLDTALLHEVIAGHDPLDSTSIDAPVPPVVEAARSGSVEGMRVGVVKQFAGEGYQDGVILRFRESVELLEELGAEIVELDCPSFDLALAAYYLIAPSEASSNLARFDALRYGLRLGDDTALSAEEVTSLTRGAGFGPEVKRRIILGTYALSSGYYDAYYGSAQKVRTLIMRDFDRAFTEVDVIVSPTMPTTAFPIGERVDDPLAMYLADLCTIPTNLAGNCAMSLPCGLAPRDGLPVGLQIIAPAMKDDRLYKVGAAVEAAFVRRWGRPLLDEAPSLA; encoded by the coding sequence ATGTGGGACATCATCAGGCTCACCGCCGCCGAGACCGCCGGGAAGATCGCCTCCGGGGAGCTCACCGCGGTACGGGTCACCGAGGCGCATCTGGCCCGGATCGAGCAGACCGACGAGAAGGTACGCGCCTTCCTGCACGTGGACCGCGAGGGAGCCCTCGCACAGGCGGCCGCCGTCGACGCCCGGCGGGCAGCCGGCGCGCGGCTCGGCCCGCTGGCCGGCGTACCGCTCGCCCTCAAGGACGCCTTCACCACCGTCGGCATCCCCACGACCTGCGGCTCGAAGATCCTCGAGGGGTGGATCCCGCCCTACGACGCCACGTTGACGCGCAAGCTGAAGGAGGCCGGCGTCGTCATCCTCGGCAAGACCAACATGGACGAGTTCGCCATGGGGTCCTCCACCGAGAACAGCGCCTACGGGCCGACGGGCAACCCCTGGGACCTCAACCGGGTCCCCGGCGGCTCCGGCGGCGGCTCGGCGGCCGCGCTGGCCGCCTTCCAGGCACCGCTCGCCGTCGGCACGGACACCGGCGGCTCGATCCGCCAGCCCGCCGCGCTCACCGGCACCGTCGGGGTGAAGCCCACGTACGGCGGGGTCTCCCGCTACGGGCTGGTGTCCTACTCCTCCTCCCTCGACCAGGGCGGCCCGTGCGCCCGCACCGTCCTGGACACCGCGCTCCTGCACGAGGTGATCGCCGGCCACGACCCGCTCGACTCCACCTCCATCGACGCCCCGGTCCCGCCGGTCGTCGAGGCGGCCCGGTCCGGATCGGTCGAGGGCATGCGGGTGGGCGTCGTCAAGCAGTTCGCCGGCGAGGGCTACCAGGATGGCGTGATCTTGAGGTTCCGGGAGTCGGTGGAACTGCTGGAGGAGCTCGGTGCCGAGATCGTGGAGCTGGACTGCCCGTCCTTCGACCTCGCGTTGGCCGCCTACTACCTGATCGCCCCCTCCGAGGCCTCCTCCAACCTCGCCCGCTTCGACGCCCTGCGCTACGGCCTGCGCCTCGGCGACGACACCGCGCTGTCCGCCGAGGAGGTCACCTCGCTGACCCGCGGGGCCGGCTTCGGACCGGAGGTCAAGCGCCGGATCATCCTCGGCACGTACGCGCTCAGTTCCGGCTACTACGACGCGTACTACGGCTCCGCCCAGAAGGTCCGCACGCTCATCATGCGGGACTTCGACCGGGCGTTCACCGAGGTGGACGTGATCGTCTCCCCGACGATGCCGACCACCGCCTTCCCGATCGGCGAGCGGGTCGACGACCCGCTCGCCATGTACCTCGCCGACCTGTGCACCATCCCGACCAACCTGGCCGGCAACTGCGCCATGTCGCTGCCCTGCGGCCTGGCCCCGCGCGACGGCCTCCCGGTCGGACTGCAGATCATCGCCCCGGCCATGAAGGACGACCGGCTGTACAAGGTCGGCGCCGCCGTCGAGGCGGCCTTCGTCCGGCGCTGGGGCCGGCCGCTGCTCGACGAGGCCCCGTCACTCGCCTGA
- a CDS encoding SDR family oxidoreductase, translating to MKEQTGLLTGRRALITGASSGIGAAAARVFCEQGASVLVTARREEELVALTRELTDQGHTADYAVADVSRGEEVERAVARAVELFGGLDAAFNNAGLGTVPEPLHLTPDADFEAVMATNVLGTWNCMKHEIAAMLPGGGAIVNNSSVAGLVGTPAGAPYIASKHAVIGLTKAACGYAAQGIRVNAIAPGTTRSEMMGQWFDLNPGLEEHLHSRAPLPRTADPREIAYAAAWLLSDQASFVVGATVPVDGGWTAR from the coding sequence ATGAAGGAACAGACCGGCCTCCTCACGGGCAGGCGCGCCCTGATCACCGGCGCGAGCAGCGGAATCGGCGCGGCCGCGGCCCGGGTGTTCTGCGAACAGGGCGCATCGGTGCTCGTCACCGCCCGGCGCGAGGAGGAACTGGTCGCGCTGACCCGAGAGTTGACGGACCAGGGCCACACCGCCGACTACGCGGTCGCCGACGTGTCGCGCGGCGAGGAGGTCGAGCGGGCGGTGGCCAGGGCGGTGGAGCTCTTCGGAGGGCTGGACGCCGCCTTCAACAACGCGGGGCTGGGGACCGTTCCGGAGCCGCTGCACCTGACGCCGGACGCGGACTTCGAGGCCGTGATGGCCACCAACGTGCTCGGCACCTGGAACTGCATGAAGCACGAGATCGCCGCGATGCTGCCCGGCGGCGGGGCGATCGTGAACAACAGCAGCGTCGCGGGACTGGTCGGCACCCCGGCGGGCGCCCCGTACATCGCGTCGAAGCACGCGGTCATCGGTCTGACGAAGGCCGCCTGCGGGTACGCCGCCCAGGGGATCCGGGTCAACGCCATCGCGCCCGGCACCACGCGCAGCGAGATGATGGGCCAGTGGTTCGACCTGAACCCGGGCCTGGAGGAGCACTTGCACTCCAGGGCCCCGCTGCCGCGCACGGCGGACCCGCGCGAGATCGCGTACGCGGCGGCGTGGCTCCTGAGCGACCAGGCGTCCTTCGTCGTCGGCGCGACCGTCCCGGTGGACGGCGGCTGGACGGCCCGCTGA
- a CDS encoding cytochrome P450 has product MSRQCPFVIDPLGQDIHGEIKEIRSRGRAVRVVLPGGVEAWSITDYALVKRLLTDPRVSKDAYRHWPAWISGEVSQEWPLAIWVSVQNMVTAYGEEHARLRKPVAGEFTTRRVAALRPRVEEITAGLLDRLELAPAGLPVDLCAEFAQILPNAVVCELFGIPNSARDPLQRIIAGFFATSITPEDAMANGVAMYETMNELVAYKRKNPADDLTSGLISARDSGSAEISEKELLDNLILLFTAGYETTANLIDNAVASLLTHPEQLALVRTGRASWQDVIDESLRVDPPGAHSILRYAVEAIEIDDDVRIPQGDPIVICFAGSGRDPAAHGADADAFDITRATRADHVSFGHGAHHCLGLNLARMEVSIALSGLFDRFPDLALAVPAGELRPKFSFVSNGHRTLPVLLGAPKGAVSSQ; this is encoded by the coding sequence GTGAGCAGGCAGTGCCCGTTCGTCATCGATCCGCTCGGCCAGGACATCCACGGAGAGATCAAGGAAATCCGGTCTCGGGGCCGAGCCGTGAGGGTCGTGCTCCCCGGCGGGGTGGAGGCGTGGTCGATCACCGACTACGCGCTCGTCAAACGGCTGCTCACCGATCCCCGGGTGTCGAAGGACGCGTACAGGCACTGGCCCGCATGGATCAGCGGGGAGGTTTCCCAGGAGTGGCCGCTGGCCATCTGGGTCTCGGTCCAGAACATGGTCACGGCCTACGGCGAGGAGCACGCACGCCTGCGCAAGCCCGTGGCGGGGGAGTTCACCACGCGCCGGGTCGCGGCCCTGCGCCCGCGGGTCGAGGAGATCACCGCCGGTCTGCTCGACCGGCTGGAGCTCGCTCCGGCCGGCCTTCCCGTGGACCTCTGCGCCGAATTCGCCCAAATACTGCCGAACGCCGTGGTCTGCGAGCTATTCGGAATACCCAATTCCGCCCGGGATCCCCTACAGCGGATCATCGCGGGGTTCTTCGCCACTTCGATCACCCCCGAAGACGCGATGGCGAACGGGGTCGCCATGTACGAGACCATGAACGAGCTCGTCGCTTACAAAAGGAAGAATCCCGCCGATGACCTGACCTCGGGACTCATCTCCGCGCGCGACTCCGGCTCGGCGGAAATCAGCGAGAAGGAACTCCTCGACAACCTCATCCTGCTGTTCACCGCCGGGTACGAGACGACCGCGAACCTCATCGACAACGCGGTCGCCTCCCTGCTCACCCACCCCGAGCAGCTCGCGCTCGTACGCACCGGCCGGGCCTCCTGGCAGGACGTGATCGACGAATCCCTGCGCGTGGACCCGCCCGGCGCGCACAGCATCCTGCGCTACGCCGTCGAGGCGATCGAGATCGACGACGACGTGCGGATCCCGCAGGGCGACCCGATCGTCATCTGCTTCGCGGGTTCGGGGCGCGACCCCGCGGCCCACGGAGCCGACGCGGACGCCTTCGACATCACCCGCGCCACCCGCGCCGACCACGTGTCGTTCGGTCACGGAGCGCATCACTGCCTCGGTCTGAACCTGGCCCGCATGGAGGTCTCCATCGCGCTGTCGGGCCTCTTCGACCGCTTCCCCGATCTCGCCCTGGCCGTGCCGGCCGGGGAACTGCGGCCCAAGTTCTCGTTCGTCTCGAACGGCCACCGCACCCTGCCCGTGCTGCTGGGTGCTCCCAAGGGAGCTGTTTCCAGCCAATGA
- a CDS encoding ScbA/BarX family gamma-butyrolactone biosynthesis protein — MLITSYADTSTQRQPAGVAEARPSAVPNWLVHRPATSEVFLSSWERTGTDRFTVSLRWPENHPFHTALHGFRSPTLIAEAIRQAGILISHAEFGVPLGHHFLMSDLNYTIEPGLVDANDDSPVHIEVTCSEIRRRGTRFAGMTCHMALVRDDRVIATGDGSLTCTSPAAYRRMRGAYADARPLLPVPEPVHPSLVLRTDPSDVLLAPTRDPRCWTLRAHTSNTTLFARPNDHIPGMVLMEATHQAAFAVAGSTRLYPTSLRLSFDRYAEFNTPCLIQAQPVTRTGDNVLSLSVTGHQSGQRVFLALLEGIPVSA; from the coding sequence ATGTTAATTACGTCATATGCGGACACAAGCACCCAAAGACAGCCAGCAGGGGTCGCAGAAGCAAGGCCTTCGGCCGTTCCCAACTGGCTTGTGCACCGTCCAGCGACCTCAGAAGTCTTCTTGTCCAGCTGGGAACGCACCGGAACCGACCGTTTCACCGTGTCGCTGCGCTGGCCGGAAAACCACCCGTTCCATACCGCGCTGCACGGTTTTCGCTCCCCCACCCTCATCGCGGAGGCCATCCGGCAGGCGGGGATCCTCATCTCCCACGCCGAGTTCGGCGTCCCGCTCGGCCACCACTTCCTGATGTCCGACCTCAACTACACGATCGAGCCCGGTCTCGTCGACGCGAACGACGACTCCCCGGTGCACATAGAAGTGACCTGCTCGGAGATCCGGCGCCGCGGCACCCGGTTCGCCGGAATGACCTGCCACATGGCCCTCGTCCGGGACGACCGGGTCATAGCCACCGGCGACGGCAGCCTGACCTGCACGTCCCCCGCCGCGTACCGTCGGATGCGGGGCGCCTACGCGGACGCCCGCCCGCTCCTTCCGGTACCCGAGCCGGTGCACCCCTCCCTCGTCCTGCGAACCGACCCGAGCGATGTCCTGCTGGCGCCCACCAGGGACCCCCGGTGCTGGACCCTGCGGGCACACACCAGCAACACGACGCTCTTCGCGCGCCCCAACGACCACATACCGGGGATGGTCCTCATGGAGGCGACGCACCAGGCCGCCTTCGCCGTCGCCGGCAGCACCCGCCTGTACCCCACTTCGCTGCGCCTGTCCTTCGACCGCTACGCGGAGTTCAACACGCCCTGTCTGATCCAGGCGCAGCCGGTTACCCGGACGGGGGACAACGTCCTCTCCTTGAGTGTCACGGGCCATCAGAGCGGCCAGCGGGTCTTCCTCGCCCTTCTCGAGGGAATTCCCGTTTCCGCCTGA
- a CDS encoding ScbR family autoregulator-binding transcription factor, which translates to MSQKEHSRRTRQSIVEAAGAVFAEKGFNGATIADVYQRLGLTKGAFYYYFKGKEELAQAVLASQIDTVGYPLVPRSTRLQEMIDSGMLFAVQIRTDPIVQGSLRLSLERGTHHADRLRPYQDWIDHNRAALGQARECGELHAHVDLDSVAELFVGAFTGIQVLSEVLCDWDDLETRTSVLLKHILPIIALPGVLAELDMAPGRAERVVADLDRVLKERAEAQVEAEEQVVVRA; encoded by the coding sequence GTGTCCCAGAAGGAGCATTCCCGGCGAACCCGGCAATCGATCGTCGAGGCCGCCGGCGCGGTGTTCGCGGAGAAGGGCTTCAACGGGGCCACGATCGCCGACGTCTACCAGCGGCTCGGGCTGACCAAGGGCGCTTTCTACTACTACTTCAAGGGCAAGGAAGAGCTCGCCCAGGCCGTGCTGGCCAGCCAGATCGACACGGTCGGCTACCCGCTCGTGCCCCGGAGCACCCGGCTCCAGGAGATGATCGACTCGGGGATGCTCTTCGCCGTCCAGATCCGCACGGATCCGATCGTGCAGGGCAGTCTGCGGCTCTCGCTGGAGCGGGGCACCCATCATGCGGACCGCCTGCGCCCCTACCAGGACTGGATCGATCACAACCGGGCCGCGCTGGGCCAGGCCCGGGAGTGCGGCGAACTCCACGCGCACGTCGACCTGGACTCGGTCGCCGAGCTCTTCGTCGGCGCGTTCACCGGGATCCAGGTGCTCTCGGAAGTGCTGTGCGACTGGGACGACTTGGAAACGCGTACGTCCGTCCTCCTCAAGCACATCCTGCCGATCATCGCGCTGCCGGGAGTCCTGGCCGAGCTGGACATGGCCCCGGGCCGTGCCGAACGGGTCGTCGCCGACCTCGACCGGGTGCTCAAGGAACGGGCCGAAGCGCAGGTCGAGGCCGAGGAACAGGTCGTGGTCCGGGCCTAG